A genomic region of Octopus sinensis linkage group LG2, ASM634580v1, whole genome shotgun sequence contains the following coding sequences:
- the LOC118762223 gene encoding zinc finger protein 714-like: MENELFRSEVECKREPEEIDFSDEEKNEQGKISYCDICGNLTKHKLVHTEEKLYHCDICGKKPYGCDICGESFSGNSDVTIHECIHTGEKPYQCDICVQPPAGEESGLQVQM; the protein is encoded by the exons atggaaaatgaattatttaGGAGTGAAGTTGAATGTAAAAGAGAGCCTGAAGAAATTGATTTTTCTGATGAGGAGAAGAATGAACAGGGCAAAATATcatattgtgatatctgtg gtaacttaactaaacacaaacttgTTCATACTGAAGAAAAgctatatcattgtgatatctgtg GAAAGAAGCCATAtggctgtgatatttgtggtgaatcattctccgGAAATAGTGACGTAACTATTCACGAATGTATTCATACAggcgagaagccatatcagtgtgatatctgtg TTCAGCCTCCGGCAGGCGAAGAGAGTGGACTTCAAGTGCAAATGTAG